The following nucleotide sequence is from Acidimicrobiales bacterium.
CGCGCGCCAGCCCCAGGAGTAGGCGATGAGGCCGGCCAACAGGGGCCCGAGCATCTGGCCGAGGACGTTGGCGGCCCGGTGCAGCGAGTACACCCGCGGGCGCGCCTCGACCCCGTAGTAGTCGGCGATCAACGAATTGTGGGTGGGGTCGACCACCGCCTTGCCGATGCCCGAGCCCGCCCGGACCACGGCCAGCATCACCACGCTCGTGGCCAGGCCGGTGAGCACCGAGAAGATCCCCCACGAGATCGCCCCGACGATGGTGATCATCACCCGGTTGTGGCGATCGGCCAGGTGGGCGATGGGCACCTGGAGCGCGAGCGCCCCGGCCAGGACCACCGCCACGAGGGCCAGCACGCCTTGGAGGTCGAGCCCGAAGCTCTCCTGGATGTCGGGGAGCAGGATGCCGAAGGCCGTGCGGTCCAGCTCGTCGACGGCGTTGAGGCCGAAGAGGACGACGATGGGGAACACCGGCCCCCCGCCGGTCACCTCGAACAGCCACTTGCCGGGGTGGGCGATCGCGGCGGCGGTCTGACCCGCCCACGAGCGCGGCCCCTTCGGCGGGGACGAGGCGGTCGTCGTCGAGTCGCCCATCAGGCCGCCGCCTCGTCGGGCGCGGGTGTCGGCTGGTCAGGGACCGGTGCAGGATCGTCGGGTGCCGCGTCCGCCACGAGGCTCGGCACCAGGAGGCCCCGGCGAACGGCGACCCAGCGCAACGCGGCGTCCCGACCCCGGAACCAGAGCCCGCCGAGCCCGCTCGGCAGCACGAGGAGCACGAAGAGGACGCCGACGGGGGCGGCGAGGGCCTGCCACTCGGTGGGGAGGAACCACTGGGCGCTGCGCAGGAACAGCGCGCCCAGGATGCCGCCGGCGAGGGTGCCGAGACCGCCGATCACGGTGGCGATGAAGACGTTCACGCTCTCGAAGGGCCCGTAGAGCGCCGGGGTGAAGGCCTGTTGGTGCTCCAGCAGCAGGCCGCCGGCGATCGCCGCGACCGCACCCGAGAGCGCGAACGCCAGCAGCTTCACCCGGGTGGCGTTGACCCCGAAGGCCTGGGCCGCCCGCTCGTTCTCCCGGAGTGCCAGGAGCACCCTGCCCGTCCGGCTGGCACGGATGCCCCGCAGAGCGATCAGCACCAGCACGAGCACGGCCAACACGAGGTAGTAGATGCGCGTCGGCGAGTCGAGGTCGATCCGACCGAACAGCGGTGGACGTTCGATGCGCCCGCTCGGCACCCAGTCGAAGAAGGCCTGGTTCAAGAAGTACGACGACATCGCCAGGCTGAAGGCGAGCGTCGTGACCGCGAGGAAGAGCCCCCGCAGCCGGAGCGCGGGCAGGCCGACGACCAGCGCGATGAGCGCGCCGGTGACACCGGCCAGCGGGAGGGCGAGAGCCAGGTCGAGGCCCCAGTCCCTGGTGGCCACGGCGGTGACGGCCGCGCCTGCACCGACGAAGCCCATCTGGCCGAGCGACACCTGGCCGGCCCAACCGGTGAGGGTCACGACCGAGAGCCCGACGAGGGCGAAGATCAGCACCGCCGACGCCTTGAGGGAGTCCTCGGTGCCGAGCAGGTGTGGCAAGGCCAGCACCGCCAGTGCGACGGCACTGGTGCCGAGCACACGGACGGCGCGCACCTCGGGCAGGTCCCGCACCTCCGGCGGGATGGGGCGGACATCGTCCACCGCGCTCCAGCTCGAGCTCTCGTCGCGTTCGGCCCGCGTGTTCCCCCGCCGCTGCACGAGGAGCCCCACGAAGATGACCGCGCCGATGATCGGGTCGATGATCAAGGGGTTGTCGGCGTTCCAGTCGACGGCGATCTCGAGCACGCCGAGGGCGACGGCCGTCACCGCCACGGCGGGGAGATCGGTGAAGCGGCCCAGGGTCAGCGCCGCCAGCGCACTGAGCAGGAGGGTGAAGGTGAACGCCGAGCCGAAGGGCAGGCCGACGATGCCGGCGCGCAAGAAGATGGCCACGAACGACAGCACCGTCGCCACCACCCACACCACGGTCTGGAGCCGACGCACGGGGATGCCGAGGAGGTTGGCCCGGTCGGCGTTCTCGGCGCTGGCCCGCACCGCCACCCCGACGGGCGTGTAGCGCAGCCACAGCCCCACGGCCAGCATCGCCAGCGGCGCCACGACGAGGGCCAGCGCGTCGTTGGCCGAGAACACGATGGGGTCGACCTCGAAGCGCAGGTCGAACGGCACGTCGATGCGGAAGGTGTTGGGCCGCTCGTCCCAGAGCTTCGGCAGGAGGAGCGCGCCCACCGCCAAGAGCTGTGACAGCCCGATGGTGGCCACGGTCAGCACGAGCCGGGGCGAGCGGCTGAAGCGGCGGATGATGCCGAGCTCGACCACCAGTCCGAGGACCACGGCGGCGGCCAGTCCGGCGCCGAAGGCGAGGAACCAGTTGAGGCCGCTGAAGGTGACGAGCAGCACCGCCAGCGCGCCGGGCATGCCGCCGAGGTCGCTCTGGGCGAAGTTCAGGATCCGGTTCGCCCGGTAGATCAGGGCCATGCCGACCGCCATCAGCGCGCCGAGCAGCCCGATGACGATCCCCCGCAGGAACACCCCGGCCGGGACCGGGAAGAGCGCCACCTGGAGGACGAGCAGGACCAAGGCCGGCCCGACGACCGAGCGGGCGCGCCGCAACGCGGGGTGCCCGCCGATGCCCGCCCTCAGTGCGTCCACTCGATCCCGGCCCCCACGGTCTCGTCGATCCCGGCGGAACGGTAGCGTCACCGGCGCCCCGGCCCCGAGCAATGAAGGTGGACGACCCGTGTTGGTGGATGGAGGACTCGGTTTCGACCTCAGCAAGGCGGCCGACGCCGCGCGCGATGCGGAGGCCGTCGGCTACGACGGCGTGTGGACCGCGGAGACGAGCCACGACCCGTTCCTGCCGCTGCTGCTCGGCGCCGGCGCCACCGAGCAGATCGAGCTCGGCACCGGCATCGCGGTCGCCTTCGCCCGCAGCCCCATGACCCTCGCCAACACCGCCTACGACCTCCAGGCGTACTCGGGCGGGCGGCTGCTGCTCGGCCTCGGCTCGCAGATCAAGGCCCACATCACCAAGCGCTTCTCGATGCCCTGGTCGCACCCGGCGCCCCGCATGCGTGAGTTCATCCTGGCCATGCGTGCGATCTGGGACGCCTGGGACACCGGCGACAAGCTCGACTTCCGCGGCGACTTCTACCAGCACACCCTCATGACGCACTTCTTCGACCCGGGACCCAACCCCCATGGCCAGCCCAAGGTCTTCCTCGCCGCCGTCGGCCAGCTCATGACCGAAGTCGCCGGCGAGACCGCCGACGGCATCCTCTGTCACGGCTTCACCACCGAGTCCTACCTGCGCGAGGTCACGGTCCCGGCCCTCGAGCGCGGCCTGGCCAAGCGCGACCGCATCCTCGACGACGCCTTCCAGCTCTCGCTCCCCGCCTTCATGGTGACGGGCACCACCGAGGAGGAGGTGGCCCGCAGCGCCAAGGGGGTACGAGAGCAGATCGCCTTCTACGGCTCCACCCCCGCGTACCGCGGCGTGCTCGAGCACCACGGCTGGGGCGACCTCCAGACCGAGCTCAACGTGCTCTCCAAGCAGGGCAAGTGGGAGGAGATGGGCGAACTCATCGACGACGACATCCTCGACGCCTTCGCCGTCCAGGGCCCCCCGGACCAGATCGCCCCGCAACTCCACGACCGCTTCGGCGGCGTGATCGACCGGGTCAGCTTCTACGCCCCCTACAAGAGCGCCCCCGACACCTGGCTCCCCATCATCGAGGCGCTCAAGGCCATCTGAGCGCGGGCTACACCACCAGGTTCACGAGCTTCGGCACGCGGACGATGACCTTGCGGGGCGCCCCACCGTCCAGGAAGGCCTGCACCTTCGGCGAGGCGAGCGCGGCCGCCTCGGCGTCGGCCTCGCTGATGTCGGGCGACACCTCGAGCTTGTCCCGCACCTTGCCGTTCACCTGCACCACCAGGGTGACGACCTCGCGGGCGACCTTGGTCGTGTCGGCGACGGGCCACGACTCCGCGTGGACGTGGCCGCCACGGCGACGCTCCCACAGCTCGGCCGAGAGGTGCGGCGTCATGGGGGCCATGAGCAGCAGCAGCGAGTCCACGGCCTCGTCGAGCGTGGCCCGGCGGGCCCCTTCGGGTGACTGGACGTACTTGTAGAGCAGGTTGGTCTGCTCCATGAAGCCGGCCACCGCGGTGTTGTAGGACCAGCGCTCGTACTCGTCGGTGACCCGCTGGATCAGGCGGTGCATCGACGACTCGACCTCGGCGTCGGCCGCGGTGGGCTCGCGGTCCACGATCTCGCCGGCCACCTCGCCGAGGGCGAGGCGCCAGACGCGGTGCAAGAAGCGCGAGCAGCCCTCGATGCCGGTGTCGCTCCACTCCATGTCGTCCTGGGGAGGCCCGGCGAAGAGGTGGAACAGGCGCAGCGAGTCCGCCCCCATGGCGTCCAGGAAGGGCTCGGGCGCCACCAGGTTGCCCTTCGACTTGGACATCTTGGTGCCGCCCATGCGGATCATGCCCTGGGTGAACAGCCGCTCGAACGGCTCACGCAGCTCCTTCGGGGCGACCCCCAGGTCGGCCAGCGCCTTGGTGAAGAAGCGGGCGTACATCAGGTGGAGGATGGCGTGCTCGATGCCACCGATGTACTGGTCGACCGGCAGCCACTCGGCCACTGCGGCGGGATCGAAGGGGGCGTCCTCGTTGGTGGGGTCGGCGAAGCGCAGGAAGTACCAGGACGAGTCGACGAAGGTGTCCATGGTGTCGGTCTCGCGCGTGGCGGGCCCGCCGCAGGTGGGGCAGGTCGTGGCCAGGAAGCCCTCGTGGAACCGCAGCGGCGACTCCCCCGTCGGACGGAACTCGACGTCGTCGGGTGCGAGCACGGGCAGCTGGTCGTCGGGCACGGGCACGGCGCCGTGGTCGGGGCAGTACACGACCGGGATGGGGCACCCCCAGAAGCGCTGGCGGGACAGCAGCCAGTCGCGCAGGCGGTAGTTCACCGTTCCCTGGCCGTGGCCCTCGGCCTCCAGCCACTCGATGGCCTTGGCGATGGCGTCGGCCTTGTGCAGGCCGTTCAGCCACTCGCTGTTGATGGCCGGACCGTCGCCGGTGTACGCCTCGCCGTCGAAGTCCTCGGGCGCTTGCACGGTGGGGATGATGGGGAGGTCGTAGGCCTTGGCGAAGTCCCAGTCGCGCTGATCGCCCCCGGGCACGGCCATGATCGCGCCCGTGCCGTAGCCCATCAGGACGTAGTCGGCGAGGTAGAGGGGGACGGCGTCGCCGTTGAAGGGGTTGATCACGGTGGACCCCGTGAACACGCCCCGCTTCTCGAGGCCCCCCTCGGACGACACCCGTTCCAGCTCGCTGGCCTGGCGGACCTTGGCCACGAAGGCGTCGACCTCGGCCCGCTGCGCCTCGGTGGTCACCTCGGCGACGAGGGGATGCTCGGGGGCCATCACCGCGTAGGTCATGCCGAAGCTGGTGTCGGGGCGCGTCGTGTACACCCGCAGCGCCAACCCGTCGGCGCGGGGCGTCCCACCGCCGTCGGCCAGCGCCAGGTCGAACTCGGCACCCTCGGACCGTCCGATCCAGTTGCGCTGCATGGTCTTGACCCGCTCGGGCCAGTCCAGGTCCTCGAGGTCGTCGAGCAGCTGCTGGGCGTACTCGGTGATCCGGAAGAACCACTGCTCGAGGTCGCGTCGCTCGACGAGGTCACCCGAGCGCTCGCAGGTGCCGTCGGCCAGCACCTGCTCGTTGGCCAACACGGTCTGACAACCCGGGCACCAGTTCACCGGGGCGTTGCGCCGGTAGGCCAGGCCCGCCTCCAGGAAGCGGAGGAAGATCCACTGGGTCCAGTGGATGTAGCTGGGGTCGTGGCTCTTCACCACGCGCCGCCAGTCGTAGACCGCACCCAGGCGTTGCAGCGACGACGTCAGCTCCTCGATCTTGGCGTCGGTGAACGGGCGCGGGTGCTCGCCGGTCTTGATGGCGGCGTTCTCCGCCGGCAGGCCGAACGAGTCGAAGCCGATGGGCGACAGCACGGCCTGGCCCTGCATCGTGCGGTAGCGGACGAGCAGGTCGCCGAAGGTGTAGTTGCGCACGTGGCCCATGTGGGCGGCGCCGGAGGGGTACGGGTACATGCACAGCACGTAGGACTTCGGGCGCGGGTCGTCGTTGTCGACCTCGTAGGTGCCCTCGTCGCGCCAGCGGGCCTGCCACTTCTCCTCGATGGCACGGAAGTCGTACGGCTGCTCGTCCATCTCCCGATCGTACCGACGGCACCCTCGCCGCCCGGAACCCGTTCCGGCTTGGCGGAGGCCGGGGGTGGTGCTGCTATCGTGTGCCCCCGCACCCCAGGGGGCGTAGCTCAGCC
It contains:
- a CDS encoding LLM class F420-dependent oxidoreductase — encoded protein: MLVDGGLGFDLSKAADAARDAEAVGYDGVWTAETSHDPFLPLLLGAGATEQIELGTGIAVAFARSPMTLANTAYDLQAYSGGRLLLGLGSQIKAHITKRFSMPWSHPAPRMREFILAMRAIWDAWDTGDKLDFRGDFYQHTLMTHFFDPGPNPHGQPKVFLAAVGQLMTEVAGETADGILCHGFTTESYLREVTVPALERGLAKRDRILDDAFQLSLPAFMVTGTTEEEVARSAKGVREQIAFYGSTPAYRGVLEHHGWGDLQTELNVLSKQGKWEEMGELIDDDILDAFAVQGPPDQIAPQLHDRFGGVIDRVSFYAPYKSAPDTWLPIIEALKAI
- a CDS encoding ABC transporter permease, which codes for MDALRAGIGGHPALRRARSVVGPALVLLVLQVALFPVPAGVFLRGIVIGLLGALMAVGMALIYRANRILNFAQSDLGGMPGALAVLLVTFSGLNWFLAFGAGLAAAVVLGLVVELGIIRRFSRSPRLVLTVATIGLSQLLAVGALLLPKLWDERPNTFRIDVPFDLRFEVDPIVFSANDALALVVAPLAMLAVGLWLRYTPVGVAVRASAENADRANLLGIPVRRLQTVVWVVATVLSFVAIFLRAGIVGLPFGSAFTFTLLLSALAALTLGRFTDLPAVAVTAVALGVLEIAVDWNADNPLIIDPIIGAVIFVGLLVQRRGNTRAERDESSSWSAVDDVRPIPPEVRDLPEVRAVRVLGTSAVALAVLALPHLLGTEDSLKASAVLIFALVGLSVVTLTGWAGQVSLGQMGFVGAGAAVTAVATRDWGLDLALALPLAGVTGALIALVVGLPALRLRGLFLAVTTLAFSLAMSSYFLNQAFFDWVPSGRIERPPLFGRIDLDSPTRIYYLVLAVLVLVLIALRGIRASRTGRVLLALRENERAAQAFGVNATRVKLLAFALSGAVAAIAGGLLLEHQQAFTPALYGPFESVNVFIATVIGGLGTLAGGILGALFLRSAQWFLPTEWQALAAPVGVLFVLLVLPSGLGGLWFRGRDAALRWVAVRRGLLVPSLVADAAPDDPAPVPDQPTPAPDEAAA
- a CDS encoding leucine--tRNA ligase; protein product: MDEQPYDFRAIEEKWQARWRDEGTYEVDNDDPRPKSYVLCMYPYPSGAAHMGHVRNYTFGDLLVRYRTMQGQAVLSPIGFDSFGLPAENAAIKTGEHPRPFTDAKIEELTSSLQRLGAVYDWRRVVKSHDPSYIHWTQWIFLRFLEAGLAYRRNAPVNWCPGCQTVLANEQVLADGTCERSGDLVERRDLEQWFFRITEYAQQLLDDLEDLDWPERVKTMQRNWIGRSEGAEFDLALADGGGTPRADGLALRVYTTRPDTSFGMTYAVMAPEHPLVAEVTTEAQRAEVDAFVAKVRQASELERVSSEGGLEKRGVFTGSTVINPFNGDAVPLYLADYVLMGYGTGAIMAVPGGDQRDWDFAKAYDLPIIPTVQAPEDFDGEAYTGDGPAINSEWLNGLHKADAIAKAIEWLEAEGHGQGTVNYRLRDWLLSRQRFWGCPIPVVYCPDHGAVPVPDDQLPVLAPDDVEFRPTGESPLRFHEGFLATTCPTCGGPATRETDTMDTFVDSSWYFLRFADPTNEDAPFDPAAVAEWLPVDQYIGGIEHAILHLMYARFFTKALADLGVAPKELREPFERLFTQGMIRMGGTKMSKSKGNLVAPEPFLDAMGADSLRLFHLFAGPPQDDMEWSDTGIEGCSRFLHRVWRLALGEVAGEIVDREPTAADAEVESSMHRLIQRVTDEYERWSYNTAVAGFMEQTNLLYKYVQSPEGARRATLDEAVDSLLLLMAPMTPHLSAELWERRRGGHVHAESWPVADTTKVAREVVTLVVQVNGKVRDKLEVSPDISEADAEAAALASPKVQAFLDGGAPRKVIVRVPKLVNLVV